The proteins below come from a single Pandoraea apista genomic window:
- the modC gene encoding molybdenum ABC transporter ATP-binding protein, with translation MTVEVRLQHAFGDFRLDAEFAAGMGVTALFGPSGSGKSTVVNAVSGLLKPDTGRIVVGDDVLFDSAAGVALPTWRRRVGYVFQDARLLPHLTVRQNLLFGRWLRRRDVAAAGTGAIALEHVVEVLNLGHLLSRRPGALSGGEKQRVGIGRALLSCPRMLLMDEPLASLDHARRLEVLDYLNRIRHELKLPVLYVTHSLDEVMRLADQVVLFKDGRTISQGAPADVLNRHRDALDGATEAPGTVLETRIVAHDTRYGLTTLAVNGSDTIRLRVPRAGGETGDACRILVRERDVAVATAPPVDTSVLNVLPARVVALRDLGDSVEVGAALAGDTAGTILRARITRFSADQLRLAAGQNVYLLIKSVALTR, from the coding sequence ATGACGGTTGAAGTTCGTCTCCAACATGCGTTCGGCGACTTCCGGCTCGACGCCGAATTCGCCGCCGGCATGGGCGTGACCGCGCTGTTCGGGCCGTCCGGCAGCGGCAAGAGTACCGTCGTCAACGCGGTATCCGGCCTGCTCAAGCCCGACACGGGGCGTATTGTCGTGGGCGATGACGTCCTCTTCGACAGTGCCGCAGGCGTCGCGCTGCCAACGTGGCGCCGCCGTGTCGGCTACGTGTTTCAGGACGCGCGCCTGCTGCCGCATCTGACCGTACGGCAGAACCTGCTGTTCGGCCGTTGGTTACGCCGCCGCGATGTGGCAGCGGCGGGCACCGGCGCCATTGCACTGGAACATGTGGTCGAGGTGCTGAATCTGGGGCATCTGCTGAGTCGCCGTCCCGGGGCGTTGTCTGGTGGAGAGAAGCAGCGCGTGGGCATCGGCCGTGCCCTGCTGTCGTGCCCCCGCATGTTGCTCATGGACGAGCCGCTTGCCTCGCTCGATCACGCGCGGCGTCTCGAAGTGCTCGACTATCTCAATCGCATTCGTCACGAGTTGAAGCTGCCCGTGCTGTACGTGACGCATTCGCTCGACGAGGTCATGCGGCTGGCCGATCAGGTCGTGCTGTTCAAGGACGGCCGCACGATCTCGCAAGGTGCCCCCGCCGACGTGCTCAATAGGCATCGCGACGCGCTCGACGGCGCAACCGAAGCGCCGGGCACGGTGCTGGAGACACGCATCGTTGCGCACGACACGCGATACGGTCTGACAACGCTGGCCGTAAACGGTAGCGACACGATCCGGTTGCGTGTACCGCGAGCCGGTGGCGAAACGGGCGACGCCTGCCGCATTCTCGTGCGCGAGCGCGACGTTGCGGTCGCTACGGCACCGCCCGTCGACACCAGCGTGCTGAACGTGCTGCCCGCCCGCGTAGTCGCGTTGCGCGATCTGGGCGACTCGGTAGAAGTGGGGGCTGCGCTCGCCGGCGACACCGCGGGCACGATACTTCGCGCACGCATCACGCGATTCTCTGCCGATCAACTGCGACTGGCTGCGGGCCAGAACGTGTATCTGCTGATCAAATCGGTGGCGCTGACCCGATAA
- a CDS encoding DegQ family serine endoprotease: MRTSKLTRTLVASAVLVAMTGGYVAGRQHWQAPIASEMVSDANAANPALATPVAGAQNTPNTAPRMLVPDFSQLAEQYGPAVVNISVTHDGKPSAARGSAAIPMPPGMDQNDPLFQFFRHFYGAPGNDGGGNDDGGDGGSGPTRSLGSGFIVSPDGYILTNAHVVDDASQVTVKLTDKREYKAKVVGSDKASDVALLKIAATDLPTVKIGDPAKTKAGEWVVAIGSPYGFDNTVTAGIVSAKARALPDENYTPFIQTDVPVNPGNSGGPLFNLNGEVIGINSMIYSRTGGFQGLSFAIPIDMAMKVKSQLQQYGKVSRGRIGVAIQEVNQSLAKSFGLPKPTGALVSSIDKNGPAAKSDLKPGDVILAVNGTTIDDSVQLPEKIADMRPGQKATLTVWRNGAKQDVSVTVAALNEKKDVASNDDSATHGRLGLAVRELSPEEKRAAQVANGLLVARVGGPAEQAGVQPGDIILSLNGTPVTSASQLSDKLKKAGNNVALLVQRDGQQIFIPVDLG, from the coding sequence ATGCGGACCTCGAAGCTCACTCGTACGCTGGTTGCCAGTGCCGTGCTCGTTGCCATGACGGGGGGCTATGTGGCGGGACGCCAGCACTGGCAGGCACCGATCGCCTCCGAGATGGTCAGCGACGCCAATGCGGCCAATCCGGCGCTGGCCACACCGGTCGCTGGCGCGCAAAACACCCCGAATACCGCGCCGCGCATGCTGGTGCCGGACTTCTCGCAACTAGCGGAACAATACGGACCGGCGGTAGTCAACATCAGTGTGACGCACGATGGGAAACCTTCGGCGGCGCGCGGATCGGCGGCCATTCCAATGCCGCCGGGCATGGATCAAAACGATCCGCTGTTCCAGTTCTTCCGTCATTTCTACGGCGCGCCGGGTAACGATGGCGGCGGCAACGACGATGGCGGCGATGGCGGCAGCGGACCGACGCGCAGTCTCGGTTCTGGCTTCATCGTGAGCCCGGACGGTTACATCCTGACCAATGCGCACGTCGTGGACGACGCGAGTCAGGTGACGGTGAAGCTCACCGACAAACGCGAGTACAAGGCGAAGGTCGTGGGCAGCGACAAGGCGAGCGACGTGGCGTTGCTCAAGATCGCCGCGACGGATCTGCCGACGGTGAAGATCGGCGATCCGGCGAAGACAAAGGCGGGCGAATGGGTCGTAGCCATCGGGTCGCCCTACGGTTTCGACAACACGGTAACGGCAGGTATTGTGTCGGCGAAGGCACGTGCCTTGCCTGACGAGAATTACACACCGTTCATTCAGACGGACGTGCCGGTCAATCCGGGTAATTCGGGCGGGCCGCTGTTCAATCTGAACGGCGAAGTCATCGGCATCAACTCGATGATCTATTCGCGCACCGGCGGTTTCCAGGGGTTGTCGTTCGCGATTCCGATCGACATGGCGATGAAGGTCAAGTCGCAACTCCAGCAATACGGCAAGGTGAGTCGCGGGCGCATTGGCGTGGCGATTCAGGAGGTGAACCAGTCGCTGGCGAAGTCGTTCGGTTTGCCCAAGCCGACGGGGGCGCTGGTGTCGTCCATCGACAAGAATGGACCGGCGGCGAAGTCGGACCTGAAGCCGGGCGACGTGATTCTGGCCGTCAACGGCACGACCATCGACGATTCGGTGCAGTTGCCGGAGAAGATCGCGGATATGCGTCCGGGCCAGAAGGCAACGCTGACCGTGTGGCGGAATGGTGCGAAGCAGGATGTGAGCGTAACGGTGGCGGCGTTGAACGAGAAGAAGGACGTTGCGAGCAACGATGACTCGGCCACGCACGGCCGGTTGGGCCTCGCGGTACGCGAACTCTCGCCTGAGGAGAAGCGCGCGGCGCAGGTCGCCAACGGTCTGCTCGTGGCGCGTGTCGGCGGCCCGGCGGAGCAGGCGGGCGTGCAGCCGGGCGACATCATCCTGTCGCTCAATGGCACGCCGGTGACGAGTGCTTCGCAACTGAGCGACAAGCTCAAGAAGGCGGGTAATAATGTCGCGTTGCTGGTGCAGCGCGACGGGCAACAAATTTTCATCCCGGTCGATCTCGGCTAA
- a CDS encoding molybdopterin-dependent oxidoreductase produces MTRRVAEPSRRAFLTRTLSLGGVALLSGCSLDDNASVESALDKISCWNDRVQAALFRQNVLAPTFPASSITRPFPFNAFYSMDEAPVVDAADYQLELSGLIADKAPWRLDALRDFAGPRAAEQITRHVCVEGWSAIGRWGGVTFSDFLRRIGADTTARYVGFKCADDYYTSIDMPTALHPQTLLALTYDGQTLPREYGFPMKLRIPTKLGYKNPKHIRAIFVTNTYPGGYWEDQGYNWFGGS; encoded by the coding sequence ATGACGCGTCGCGTGGCCGAGCCCTCGCGCAGAGCCTTCCTGACCCGCACGTTGTCGCTCGGCGGGGTCGCATTGCTCTCAGGGTGTTCGCTCGACGACAACGCCAGTGTGGAGTCGGCGCTGGACAAAATCTCGTGCTGGAACGACCGGGTGCAGGCCGCACTGTTTCGCCAGAATGTGCTGGCGCCGACGTTCCCGGCATCGAGCATTACGCGGCCGTTCCCGTTCAACGCGTTCTATTCGATGGACGAAGCGCCGGTGGTCGACGCCGCCGATTACCAACTGGAATTGTCCGGTTTGATCGCAGACAAGGCACCCTGGCGGCTCGATGCGCTTCGCGATTTCGCCGGCCCGCGTGCAGCGGAGCAGATCACGCGACACGTCTGCGTGGAGGGCTGGAGCGCCATTGGTCGCTGGGGCGGCGTGACGTTCTCCGACTTTCTGCGGCGCATTGGGGCCGACACGACGGCGCGTTACGTCGGCTTCAAATGCGCCGACGACTACTACACGAGCATCGACATGCCGACGGCACTGCATCCGCAGACGTTGCTCGCCCTTACCTACGACGGCCAGACGCTGCCAAGGGAGTACGGCTTCCCGATGAAGCTGCGCATTCCCACGAAGCTTGGCTACAAGAATCCCAAACATATCCGCGCGATTTTCGTGACCAACACCTATCCGGGCGGGTACTGGGAGGACCAGGGATACAACTGGTTCGGTGGCAGTTGA
- a CDS encoding carboxypeptidase regulatory-like domain-containing protein — translation MWQQWQRWSVAAAMATAIAGSLGGISVAHAQGGMLPPSMQQGNVTYVSGGIDSDESGAFKREASRWPLSIEMAARGDGANEYIADVQVQIMHGGTTVLDTRSKGPFMLVKLPEGSYTVKATYKGKPMTKDVHVPGKGHTAATFLWPHD, via the coding sequence ATGTGGCAACAATGGCAACGCTGGTCGGTAGCCGCGGCGATGGCCACGGCAATCGCCGGGAGTCTGGGCGGCATATCCGTCGCCCATGCGCAGGGCGGAATGCTGCCGCCGTCGATGCAGCAAGGCAACGTGACGTATGTGTCGGGCGGCATCGATAGCGACGAATCGGGAGCTTTCAAGCGTGAGGCCTCGCGCTGGCCGCTGTCTATCGAGATGGCGGCGCGTGGCGACGGCGCAAACGAGTATATCGCCGACGTTCAGGTGCAGATCATGCACGGTGGCACCACGGTGCTCGATACGCGCTCGAAAGGGCCGTTCATGCTCGTGAAACTGCCCGAAGGCAGCTACACCGTGAAGGCGACGTATAAGGGCAAGCCTATGACGAAGGATGTCCATGTGCCCGGGAAGGGCCACACCGCAGCAACATTCCTGTGGCCGCACGACTGA
- a CDS encoding CoxG family protein yields MELQNSRRLPAARDVVWIALNDPGVLRGCIPGCESIERIDDTTWTIVVAASLGPVSGRWNGRITLSDVVAPSAYTLNFDGLGSSAGHTLGKAAVTLQSQGPMNTLLTYDLKAQFGGEYAHLDSPQIEGAARKLADEFFTRLTAAIAPHHKLDEAVAPDSTAATALAPHGATRDTAAARSKIARWWPWAVAAVVLILIVLWGNHAS; encoded by the coding sequence ATGGAACTGCAGAACAGCCGGCGGTTGCCGGCGGCACGAGACGTCGTGTGGATCGCGCTGAACGACCCGGGCGTGCTGCGCGGGTGTATTCCGGGATGCGAATCGATCGAGCGCATCGACGACACGACATGGACGATCGTTGTCGCCGCCTCGCTGGGACCGGTAAGCGGGCGCTGGAACGGCCGCATCACCCTCTCCGACGTGGTTGCGCCGAGCGCGTACACATTGAATTTCGACGGACTGGGCTCGTCGGCCGGGCATACGCTCGGCAAGGCGGCGGTCACGTTGCAATCGCAAGGACCGATGAACACATTGCTCACGTATGACCTGAAGGCGCAATTCGGCGGCGAGTACGCCCATCTGGATTCCCCGCAGATCGAAGGCGCTGCCCGCAAGCTCGCTGACGAGTTCTTCACGCGCCTGACGGCCGCCATTGCCCCGCACCACAAACTCGACGAGGCCGTTGCCCCCGATAGCACGGCGGCCACCGCGCTGGCGCCCCATGGGGCGACGCGCGATACCGCCGCCGCGCGCAGCAAGATAGCGCGCTGGTGGCCGTGGGCCGTGGCAGCGGTTGTCCTGATCCTGATCGTGTTGTGGGGCAACCATGCCAGTTGA
- a CDS encoding ATP-binding protein, which translates to MRSIRRRLLVGLLITLVVALLLAGIAIFRQARTEANALFDFQLQQMALSLPAEPFSSVPGDHSDAGGLVIQIWSRNGVELYYSHPRAPLPPRAELGFTTVQTPAGDWRVYAALVGDNVVQLAQPMVIRDSLAVSMALRTLLPLVVAMPVLALLVWIVVGRGLQPLRRVTKALDARAPGALEALPEAGLPDEVRPLVRALNSLLGRLDEALVQQKAFVADAAHELRTPLAALQLQVQLLERAHTETERTEAMRDLRDGVRRASHMVAQLLTLARQEPDVARAATTFVELPLAPLLQDVVAHHAALAVARGIDLGLDAPDALAAISRVRGDANALQTLFGNLVDNALKYTPSGGHVDVRLVAAMPAPVVEIEDTGPGIAPAERERVFDRFFRGGAASGDDGGAAHPGSPSEARTPDDTGVPRAQGSGLGLAIVRNIALAHGARVELLDARGGSGPGLRVRVSFGGAASSPPPAL; encoded by the coding sequence ATGCGCTCGATTCGCCGTCGTCTTCTCGTCGGGTTGCTGATCACGCTGGTGGTGGCGCTGTTGCTCGCAGGGATTGCGATCTTTCGTCAGGCACGCACAGAGGCCAATGCCTTGTTCGATTTCCAGTTGCAGCAGATGGCGTTGTCGCTGCCTGCGGAACCTTTTTCGAGCGTGCCGGGCGACCACAGCGACGCGGGCGGTCTGGTCATTCAGATATGGAGCCGCAACGGCGTGGAGTTGTATTACTCGCATCCGCGCGCGCCGTTGCCGCCGCGTGCCGAACTCGGTTTTACCACCGTACAGACACCCGCCGGCGATTGGCGCGTGTATGCGGCGCTCGTAGGCGATAACGTGGTGCAACTGGCGCAGCCAATGGTCATTCGCGACTCGCTGGCCGTATCGATGGCGCTGCGCACATTGTTGCCGCTGGTGGTGGCGATGCCGGTGCTGGCGTTGCTGGTCTGGATCGTGGTCGGGCGCGGTTTGCAGCCGCTGCGTCGTGTGACGAAGGCGCTCGATGCGCGCGCACCGGGGGCGCTGGAGGCGTTGCCGGAAGCCGGGTTGCCCGACGAGGTGCGGCCCTTGGTGCGCGCACTCAACAGTCTGCTTGGCCGGCTCGACGAGGCGCTCGTGCAGCAGAAGGCCTTCGTGGCCGACGCCGCCCACGAACTGCGCACGCCGCTCGCCGCGCTGCAACTTCAGGTGCAATTGCTCGAACGGGCCCATACGGAGACGGAGCGAACCGAGGCCATGCGCGATCTGCGCGACGGCGTGCGGCGCGCCTCGCATATGGTTGCGCAATTGCTGACGTTGGCGAGGCAGGAGCCGGACGTCGCGCGCGCCGCCACGACGTTCGTGGAATTACCGCTCGCGCCGCTGCTGCAAGACGTGGTGGCGCATCATGCAGCGCTGGCCGTCGCGCGCGGGATCGATCTCGGACTCGACGCCCCCGACGCGTTGGCTGCGATCAGCCGCGTGCGCGGCGATGCGAACGCATTACAGACACTCTTCGGCAATCTCGTCGACAACGCGCTGAAGTACACGCCGAGCGGCGGTCACGTGGACGTTCGTCTGGTGGCCGCAATGCCGGCACCGGTAGTCGAGATCGAAGACACGGGGCCGGGCATTGCACCGGCCGAGCGCGAGCGCGTGTTCGACCGGTTCTTCCGCGGTGGGGCGGCGTCAGGCGACGACGGTGGCGCGGCGCATCCCGGGTCGCCGTCCGAGGCTCGGACACCGGACGACACCGGCGTGCCGCGTGCGCAGGGTAGTGGGTTGGGGCTCGCCATCGTGCGTAACATCGCGCTTGCCCACGGCGCGCGCGTGGAGTTGTTAGACGCGCGCGGCGGCAGCGGCCCGGGGCTGCGAGTGCGCGTGAGCTTCGGTGGCGCCGCGTCGTCTCCCCCGCCCGCGCTTTGA
- the modA gene encoding molybdate ABC transporter substrate-binding protein: protein MKAVVIVKLVSFKSQAPQKTGTMLRRALGIATVGASLLFAGHAAAQQVFAAASMKDALDDLSAAYTKETGKKPVLVYGASSTLARQIEKGAPADVFISADQDWMDYAQKHDLIDTTTRRNLLGNELVLIAPATTMGDIDLKPGIDLDAKLGNGKLAMGDPAHVPAGLYGKAALEKLGIWTKVQGKVAAADNVRNALLLVARGEAPYGIVYKTDANAEKRVRIAGTFPADSHAPIVYPVAVTKQANRADADPFYKFLQTPTAQATFQRFGFGRP from the coding sequence GTGAAAGCCGTCGTTATCGTTAAACTCGTTAGCTTCAAGTCCCAAGCCCCGCAGAAGACTGGCACGATGTTGCGCCGCGCACTGGGCATTGCCACGGTCGGCGCAAGTCTGTTGTTTGCCGGTCACGCGGCAGCCCAGCAAGTGTTCGCCGCCGCCAGCATGAAAGACGCCCTTGACGATCTCTCGGCGGCCTACACCAAGGAAACCGGCAAGAAACCGGTGCTCGTGTATGGCGCCAGCTCGACGCTCGCACGCCAGATCGAGAAAGGCGCGCCGGCCGACGTATTCATCTCGGCCGACCAGGACTGGATGGACTACGCGCAGAAGCACGACCTGATCGACACGACCACGCGCCGCAACCTGCTGGGCAATGAGCTGGTGCTGATCGCACCGGCCACGACCATGGGCGACATCGATCTGAAGCCGGGCATCGATCTCGACGCCAAGCTCGGCAACGGAAAGCTCGCCATGGGCGATCCGGCCCATGTGCCGGCAGGCCTCTACGGTAAGGCTGCGCTCGAAAAGCTCGGCATCTGGACGAAGGTACAGGGCAAGGTTGCCGCCGCCGATAACGTGCGCAACGCCTTATTGCTGGTCGCCCGCGGCGAAGCGCCTTACGGCATCGTGTACAAGACCGACGCCAACGCCGAGAAGCGCGTACGTATCGCCGGCACGTTCCCGGCCGATAGCCACGCGCCGATTGTCTACCCGGTTGCCGTGACGAAACAGGCCAACCGTGCCGACGCCGATCCGTTCTACAAATTCCTGCAAACCCCGACCGCGCAGGCCACGTTCCAGCGTTTCGGCTTCGGTCGCCCGTGA
- a CDS encoding XdhC family protein has translation MDSVDLEVLKSAVQWTRAGFFVTLGTVVRTWGSAPRPVGSMLAIREDGHMVGSVSGGCVEDDLIARIRDGDWPQDRPQLTSYGVTAEEAHRFGLPCGGTLQLVLEPLSDASRIPELLDAIAQFRLVVRELDMATGAVRIAPGHHTPPLEFDGIRLITSHGPRHRLVVIGAGQLSKYVAGMACALDYHVIVCDPRSEYADEWQVPGTELSREMPDDLIVRLQLDSHSAVLTLTHDPKLDDMALLEALKSPAFYIGAIGSRVNNARRRERLSLFDLSSTEIERLHGPVGMHLGARTPAEIAVAILAEMTAIKNGIAVRQTFAVRAEEDTADGEASECRSTA, from the coding sequence ATGGACAGTGTCGATCTGGAAGTGCTGAAGTCCGCCGTACAGTGGACCCGCGCGGGCTTTTTCGTCACGCTGGGCACCGTTGTGCGCACCTGGGGCTCTGCCCCGCGCCCCGTGGGCTCGATGCTCGCGATTCGCGAAGACGGCCATATGGTCGGCTCCGTCTCGGGCGGCTGCGTGGAAGACGATCTCATCGCCCGCATTCGCGACGGCGACTGGCCGCAGGATCGCCCGCAACTCACGAGCTACGGGGTCACCGCCGAAGAAGCGCACCGCTTCGGGCTGCCCTGCGGCGGCACGCTGCAACTGGTGCTCGAACCGCTGAGCGATGCCTCGCGCATTCCGGAACTGCTCGACGCCATTGCGCAATTCCGCCTCGTGGTGCGCGAACTGGACATGGCCACCGGTGCGGTGCGCATAGCGCCGGGCCACCATACGCCCCCGCTTGAGTTCGATGGGATCCGTCTCATCACCTCGCACGGCCCCCGCCACCGGCTGGTGGTGATCGGCGCAGGGCAATTGTCGAAATACGTGGCCGGAATGGCGTGCGCGCTCGATTATCACGTGATCGTCTGCGATCCGCGCAGCGAATATGCCGACGAATGGCAGGTGCCGGGCACCGAGTTGTCGCGTGAGATGCCTGACGATCTGATCGTGCGGCTGCAGCTCGACTCGCACAGCGCCGTGCTCACGCTCACACACGACCCGAAGCTCGACGACATGGCGCTGCTCGAAGCGCTCAAGTCCCCCGCGTTCTACATCGGCGCCATTGGCTCACGCGTGAACAATGCGCGACGCCGCGAGCGGCTTTCGCTCTTCGATCTGAGTTCGACGGAGATCGAACGGCTGCACGGCCCGGTCGGCATGCATCTTGGCGCACGCACCCCGGCAGAGATCGCTGTGGCGATTCTTGCCGAGATGACGGCGATCAAGAACGGCATCGCCGTCAGGCAAACCTTCGCAGTGCGCGCGGAGGAAGATACCGCCGACGGCGAAGCCTCCGAGTGCCGCAGCACGGCCTGA
- a CDS encoding TetR family transcriptional regulator has product MARRTKEEAIETRNLLLDTAEAVFAQKGVSRTSLSDIAEAAGLTRGAIYWHFKNKIDLFNAMTDRIRLPMERMIDEECAEPENGDPMERMHDICKLVLKETARNERRRRVLDILFHKCEYTNEMLSVLERQREACADGKQRIMRDMERAIERNQLPKHLDTRRAAIMLHALVVGMMSDWLFLPDYDLGAECDAVVDGFFDMLRTSPAMLRPEGKTPQAALA; this is encoded by the coding sequence ATGGCCCGCAGAACCAAAGAGGAAGCGATCGAGACCCGCAATCTGTTGCTCGACACCGCCGAAGCGGTGTTTGCACAGAAAGGGGTATCGCGCACGTCGCTCTCCGACATCGCCGAAGCTGCGGGTCTGACCCGTGGCGCCATTTACTGGCACTTCAAGAACAAGATCGACCTGTTCAACGCCATGACGGACCGCATCCGCCTGCCCATGGAGCGCATGATCGACGAAGAATGCGCCGAGCCGGAGAATGGCGATCCGATGGAGCGCATGCACGATATCTGCAAGCTGGTACTCAAGGAGACGGCGCGTAACGAGCGCCGCCGCCGTGTGCTCGACATTCTTTTCCACAAATGCGAATACACGAACGAGATGCTTTCGGTGCTCGAGCGTCAGCGTGAAGCATGTGCCGACGGCAAGCAGCGCATCATGCGAGACATGGAACGCGCCATCGAGCGCAACCAGTTGCCGAAGCATCTCGACACGCGCCGCGCGGCGATCATGCTGCACGCGCTGGTCGTCGGCATGATGTCGGACTGGCTGTTCCTGCCCGACTACGATCTCGGCGCAGAATGCGATGCCGTGGTCGACGGCTTCTTCGACATGCTGCGCACAAGCCCGGCCATGCTGCGCCCGGAAGGTAAAACGCCGCAAGCCGCCCTCGCCTGA
- a CDS encoding winged helix-turn-helix domain-containing protein, protein MPVERRQRKEGGAGKREKAGGPDIVPVIGEQAPGALARELLAAAEALEAASQAPAPAGVASYDVRVRIRDGDTPVFGPGRLTLLRAIEATGSISAAARRMGMSYRRAWLLVEAMNHEFREPLVTRHIGGVSGGGAQLTPFAQNLTAHYDTLIKEIRLLLDAHVPTFDAYLKGSKAVDPDEG, encoded by the coding sequence ATGCCAGTTGAGCGTCGTCAGAGGAAAGAAGGTGGGGCGGGCAAACGGGAAAAAGCGGGCGGGCCGGACATCGTGCCTGTCATTGGCGAGCAGGCCCCAGGCGCGCTTGCGCGGGAATTGCTGGCGGCAGCCGAAGCGCTGGAAGCCGCGAGCCAGGCCCCGGCTCCGGCAGGTGTGGCGAGTTATGACGTACGCGTGCGAATTCGCGATGGCGACACACCGGTGTTCGGGCCCGGGCGCCTCACGTTGCTGCGTGCCATCGAAGCGACGGGGTCGATTTCTGCGGCCGCACGTCGCATGGGCATGTCCTATCGTCGGGCGTGGCTGCTCGTCGAAGCGATGAACCACGAATTCCGGGAGCCGCTCGTCACCCGCCATATCGGCGGTGTGTCCGGTGGCGGCGCGCAGCTCACGCCGTTCGCGCAGAACCTCACGGCGCACTACGACACGCTCATCAAGGAAATCCGCTTGCTTCTCGACGCGCATGTGCCGACCTTCGACGCCTATCTCAAAGGCAGCAAGGCCGTCGACCCGGACGAGGGGTGA
- the modB gene encoding molybdate ABC transporter permease subunit: MSLSPEEWGIVELSLRIGLWGTLCSLPFAYAAAWLLARRHFPGKTLLDAVLHLPLVLPPVVVGFALLVLFGAQGAIGKLLREWFNFTFAFRWTGAALAAGVMGFPLLVRAIRQALESSDTRLEQAAQTLGAGPWLTFFTVTLPLSATGVLHGFVLAFARALGEFGATITFVSNIPGQTQTLPLAIYTATQVPDGDALVWRLCAISVALAVATLIFSEVLIRFGHRKALGYDG; the protein is encoded by the coding sequence ATGAGTCTCAGCCCGGAAGAATGGGGCATCGTCGAACTCAGCCTGCGCATTGGCTTATGGGGCACGCTTTGCAGCCTGCCCTTCGCCTATGCGGCCGCATGGCTGCTCGCTCGCCGGCACTTCCCCGGCAAAACGTTGCTCGATGCCGTCCTGCACCTGCCGCTCGTACTGCCGCCGGTGGTCGTCGGCTTCGCGCTGCTCGTGCTGTTCGGCGCACAGGGCGCCATCGGCAAGCTGCTGCGCGAGTGGTTCAACTTCACCTTCGCGTTTCGCTGGACGGGGGCCGCGCTCGCCGCCGGCGTCATGGGCTTCCCGCTGCTCGTGCGAGCGATCCGGCAGGCGCTCGAATCGTCCGACACCCGGCTGGAGCAAGCGGCGCAAACACTGGGGGCAGGCCCTTGGCTCACCTTCTTCACGGTAACGTTACCGCTGAGCGCCACCGGTGTGCTGCACGGCTTCGTGCTCGCGTTCGCTCGCGCCCTCGGCGAGTTCGGCGCGACGATCACGTTCGTCTCGAATATTCCCGGACAGACGCAGACGCTGCCGCTCGCAATCTACACCGCCACCCAGGTGCCCGACGGCGACGCACTGGTCTGGCGTCTGTGCGCAATCTCGGTCGCGCTGGCCGTGGCAACGCTCATCTTCTCCGAAGTGCTGATTCGCTTCGGCCATCGCAAGGCGCTCGGTTATGACGGTTGA
- a CDS encoding cytochrome b/b6 domain-containing protein, with product MSSLTKSVPPVAQPPVRSRPVQPGWLRVTHWLNVLAVLVMVTSGWRIYNASPIFGFRFPNEITFGGWLGGALRWHFAAMWLLAANGLVYLLFNFASGRLVRRFFPLTLRGVLRDAFAALRGRLAHDDPRQYNQVQRAAYLFAVLDLVLLVASGLAVWKPVQLGWLCTLFGGFQGARLVHFLAMTGLVAFIAVHVVMVALVPRTLRTMITGR from the coding sequence ATGTCCAGTCTGACGAAGTCCGTGCCGCCGGTGGCACAGCCCCCGGTGCGGTCCCGGCCGGTTCAGCCCGGTTGGCTGCGCGTCACGCATTGGCTGAACGTGCTGGCCGTTCTCGTGATGGTCACGAGCGGCTGGCGCATCTACAACGCGTCGCCCATCTTCGGTTTTCGCTTTCCCAACGAGATCACTTTCGGCGGCTGGCTCGGCGGCGCGCTGCGCTGGCATTTTGCCGCGATGTGGCTGCTGGCGGCCAATGGGCTCGTCTACCTGCTATTCAATTTTGCGAGCGGCCGTCTCGTACGCCGCTTCTTTCCGCTGACGTTGCGCGGCGTGTTGCGCGACGCCTTCGCCGCGCTGCGCGGCCGTCTCGCGCACGACGATCCCCGCCAGTACAACCAGGTGCAGCGCGCCGCGTATCTGTTCGCGGTACTCGACCTTGTGCTGCTCGTGGCGTCGGGGCTTGCGGTCTGGAAGCCCGTGCAACTCGGCTGGCTGTGCACGCTGTTTGGCGGATTTCAGGGGGCACGCCTGGTGCACTTCCTGGCGATGACGGGACTTGTCGCGTTTATTGCAGTGCACGTTGTCATGGTGGCGCTCGTGCCTCGCACGCTGCGCACGATGATTACCGGTCGCTGA